Proteins found in one Thalassomonas actiniarum genomic segment:
- a CDS encoding DUF1365 domain-containing protein, which produces MADNNLNSCIYRGQVRHRRFKPVKNQFNYDLYMLALDVDELNGRLKPQGPFGYSWFYPMCFCQKDYLRGDPGALKARIKNKVRELGASQAIDRVTMLVQLRCFGIYFSPANFYFCYDHKGKCQYMLVEVSNTPWNQRHYYLVAMAAQDSKVTKKNFHVSPFMDLAMTYHWRIRPPGKNSSGLAIHIENKVEQSREASNEKLFDVSLALKKQALSSNSLFRLWLSMPVMTFKILAGIYWQALKLFVKRVPFISYQASKEAS; this is translated from the coding sequence ATGGCAGACAATAACTTAAACAGTTGTATTTATCGCGGGCAGGTCAGGCATCGCCGCTTTAAACCGGTTAAAAACCAGTTTAACTATGATCTCTACATGCTGGCCCTTGATGTCGATGAGCTTAACGGCCGGCTTAAACCACAGGGACCTTTTGGCTACTCCTGGTTTTATCCGATGTGCTTTTGTCAAAAAGATTATTTAAGGGGTGATCCCGGGGCGTTAAAAGCACGTATTAAAAATAAAGTCAGGGAGTTAGGGGCAAGCCAGGCAATAGACAGAGTGACGATGCTGGTTCAGCTAAGGTGTTTCGGCATTTATTTTAGTCCGGCAAATTTCTACTTTTGTTACGACCACAAAGGTAAATGCCAATATATGTTGGTAGAAGTAAGTAATACGCCCTGGAACCAGCGACATTATTATTTAGTGGCTATGGCGGCGCAGGATAGCAAGGTGACGAAAAAGAACTTTCATGTTTCACCTTTTATGGATTTGGCCATGACATATCACTGGCGAATCAGGCCGCCGGGGAAAAACAGCTCCGGGCTGGCGATTCATATTGAGAATAAAGTCGAGCAAAGCAGGGAAGCGAGTAACGAAAAGTTATTTGATGTCAGTTTAGCCCTTAAAAAGCAGGCTTTGAGCTCGAACAGTTTATTCCGGTTATGGCTGAGTATGCCGGTCATGACCTTTAAGATCCTGGCCGGTATTTATTGGCAGGCACTTAAGTTATTTGTCAAACGGGTGCCGTTTATTTCATATCAGGCATCAAAGGAAGCATCATAA
- a CDS encoding SAM-dependent methyltransferase — MENLVEIAIKGKSGWFEQRCRNVVFKVLKQINYGSLEVIEGHNKTQFGQSAGQIAPGDSEQELSAKLVVHDPSIYRDLVLKGSIGAGEAYMAGKWSSPDLTAVIRIFARAQQMTDQLESGKNWFKRFQLVLLHWANRNNKAGAQKNIAAHYDLGNELYSRFLDPQMIYSSAIYPKPQASLSQAQQHKLETICQRLELKEDEHLLEIGSGWGGLAIYAALYYGCKVTTTTISREQYQYAREQIDKLGLGGQITLLQKDYRELTGQYDKLVSIEMIEAVGYDYLESFFRQCNLRLKSGGKMLLQSITIADQRFDYYRNNVDFIQRYIFPGGFLPSITEIARRSQIHTDMVIEKIDDIGLHYAKTLAHWREQFLDSWRELTELGYDENFKRLWLYYFGYCEGAFLERAISTVQVVFRK; from the coding sequence GTGGAAAATCTTGTAGAAATTGCCATCAAGGGTAAATCCGGCTGGTTTGAGCAGCGCTGCAGAAATGTAGTATTTAAGGTGCTTAAACAAATCAATTACGGCTCACTGGAAGTTATCGAAGGGCATAATAAAACACAATTTGGTCAGTCGGCCGGGCAAATCGCGCCAGGGGACAGTGAGCAGGAGCTTAGCGCTAAACTTGTGGTACATGATCCCAGTATTTACCGGGATTTGGTGCTAAAAGGCAGTATCGGCGCCGGTGAAGCCTATATGGCGGGCAAGTGGTCTTCGCCGGACCTTACCGCCGTGATCCGTATTTTTGCCCGGGCGCAACAAATGACAGATCAGCTGGAAAGCGGTAAAAACTGGTTTAAACGTTTTCAGCTGGTTTTACTGCACTGGGCCAATCGCAATAATAAAGCCGGCGCCCAAAAGAATATCGCTGCCCACTATGATCTCGGCAATGAACTTTACAGCCGCTTTTTAGATCCGCAAATGATCTATTCTTCGGCCATATATCCCAAGCCACAGGCAAGCTTATCCCAGGCCCAGCAACATAAACTTGAAACCATTTGTCAGCGGCTTGAGCTTAAAGAAGATGAGCATTTATTGGAAATCGGCAGCGGTTGGGGAGGGCTGGCAATATATGCGGCGCTCTATTACGGCTGTAAGGTAACCACCACCACGATTTCCCGGGAACAATATCAATATGCCCGCGAGCAGATAGACAAGTTAGGACTAGGCGGACAAATTACCCTGCTGCAAAAAGACTACCGGGAGCTGACTGGGCAATATGACAAGCTGGTGTCGATAGAAATGATCGAAGCGGTTGGTTATGACTATCTGGAAAGTTTTTTTCGCCAGTGTAATTTAAGGTTAAAAAGCGGCGGTAAAATGCTGCTGCAGTCGATTACCATAGCGGATCAGCGTTTTGATTATTACCGCAACAATGTCGATTTTATTCAGCGTTATATTTTTCCCGGCGGTTTTTTGCCTTCGATCACCGAAATTGCCCGCCGCAGCCAAATACATACCGATATGGTCATCGAGAAAATAGATGATATCGGTCTGCACTATGCAAAAACATTGGCTCATTGGCGTGAGCAATTTCTCGATTCCTGGCGGGAATTAACCGAGCTTGGTTATGATGAAAACTTTAAGCGCCTGTGGCTGTATTATTTCGGCTATTGCGAAGGGGCCTTTTTAGAGCGTGCCATCAGTACGGTGCAGGTGGTTTTTCGTAAATAA
- a CDS encoding oxidative damage protection protein has protein sequence MSRTVFCQNLQKEDQGLDFQLYPGEIGKRIFDNIGKEAWGNWQKKQTMLINEKKMNMMNPDDRAFLEKAMVEYLFEGKEPEIEGYTPPEK, from the coding sequence ATGAGCCGCACAGTTTTTTGCCAAAACCTCCAAAAAGAAGATCAGGGCCTGGACTTTCAACTTTATCCGGGTGAGATCGGTAAACGTATCTTTGACAACATAGGTAAAGAAGCCTGGGGAAACTGGCAGAAAAAACAAACCATGCTGATCAATGAAAAGAAAATGAACATGATGAACCCGGATGACCGCGCCTTTTTAGAAAAGGCCATGGTTGAATATTTGTTTGAAGGCAAAGAGCCGGAAATCGAAGGTTATACTCCACCCGAGAAGTAG
- the mutY gene encoding A/G-specific adenine glycosylase — protein sequence MTNEITLSAKSAQLFSRQVLDWYQRQGRKHLPWQQNKTPYRVWISEVMLQQTQVTTVIPYYQRFMESFPTITALAQADEDAVLHHWTGLGYYARARNLHKAAKIVAEQYQGKFPETIEEVVALPGIGLSTAGAILSLALNKHHAILDGNVKRVLARCYTIDGYNGQASYEKKLWPVSEALTPKEGVAQFNQAMMDIGSLICTRSKPDCENCPLVSGCLAYAGNEQANYPQKKPKKKIPEKSTIMVIPRIEHRVLMEKRPPAGIWGGLWCFLEVSHMDELPQLMQSLNLEIKTSQELTPFRHTFSHFHLDIQPLVVDCQQLLAQEINENCQQQWYDLHAQASVGFAASTQKLITLLEP from the coding sequence ATGACAAATGAAATTACCCTATCGGCCAAATCGGCCCAGTTATTTAGCCGGCAAGTACTTGACTGGTATCAGCGCCAGGGCAGAAAGCACCTGCCCTGGCAACAAAATAAAACCCCATATCGCGTGTGGATATCTGAGGTTATGCTGCAGCAAACCCAGGTAACCACGGTTATCCCTTATTACCAGAGATTTATGGAGAGTTTTCCGACCATAACGGCATTAGCCCAGGCTGATGAAGATGCGGTATTACATCACTGGACCGGCCTGGGTTATTACGCCCGCGCCCGTAACCTGCATAAAGCAGCAAAAATAGTTGCCGAGCAGTATCAGGGGAAATTTCCCGAAACAATAGAAGAAGTAGTGGCCCTGCCCGGCATCGGCCTTTCCACCGCCGGCGCCATTCTCTCCCTGGCACTGAACAAGCACCATGCGATATTAGACGGTAATGTAAAACGAGTCTTAGCCAGGTGTTATACCATAGACGGTTACAACGGCCAGGCAAGTTATGAAAAGAAACTCTGGCCGGTAAGCGAAGCGCTAACGCCAAAAGAAGGGGTGGCGCAATTTAACCAGGCGATGATGGATATCGGCTCGCTTATATGCACCCGCTCCAAACCAGATTGTGAAAATTGCCCGCTGGTATCCGGCTGTCTGGCCTATGCCGGAAATGAACAGGCCAATTATCCGCAAAAGAAACCCAAGAAAAAAATCCCGGAAAAATCCACTATTATGGTGATCCCCAGGATAGAACACAGGGTATTAATGGAAAAACGCCCCCCCGCAGGTATCTGGGGAGGCCTGTGGTGTTTTCTTGAGGTTTCCCATATGGATGAATTGCCGCAATTAATGCAATCATTAAACCTGGAAATAAAGACCAGCCAGGAATTAACCCCGTTTCGTCATACCTTCAGCCATTTTCATTTGGATATTCAGCCGCTGGTGGTGGATTGCCAACAGCTTTTGGCACAAGAAATCAACGAAAATTGCCAGCAACAATGGTATGATCTACACGCACAGGCGTCGGTTGGCTTTGCCGCCTCAACACAAAAGTTAATTACCCTGCTAGAGCCCTAA
- a CDS encoding TMEM165/GDT1 family protein, giving the protein MAFVLAFDWKVFLTIFASVFIAELGDKTQLATMLFATDKDVSKWMVFASASCALVVASAFGVLAGTFLSGYINEKILAYIAGGSFIVIGLYTIYSA; this is encoded by the coding sequence ATGGCATTCGTACTCGCATTCGACTGGAAAGTGTTCCTGACCATTTTCGCCTCGGTGTTTATTGCCGAACTGGGGGATAAAACCCAGCTGGCGACTATGCTGTTTGCCACCGATAAAGATGTCAGCAAGTGGATGGTGTTTGCCTCCGCATCCTGCGCTTTAGTGGTGGCAAGTGCCTTTGGCGTATTGGCAGGCACTTTTTTATCCGGTTATATCAATGAAAAAATACTCGCCTATATCGCGGGAGGCAGTTTTATTGTGATTGGCCTCTACACCATATATAGCGCCTAA
- a CDS encoding YggL family protein, whose protein sequence is MKVNAKNRNRRLRKKLHVDEFQELGFDVAWKLKEGTDSEAIDSFIDKFFAEVIEPNGLGFGGEGDLIWHGLICTQKLGKCTEEHRTTVENWLNNNGVESVSVSELYDVWWAE, encoded by the coding sequence ATGAAGGTCAATGCAAAGAACCGTAACCGTCGCCTGCGTAAAAAGTTACATGTCGATGAATTTCAGGAATTAGGTTTTGATGTTGCCTGGAAATTAAAAGAAGGCACAGATAGTGAAGCCATCGACAGTTTTATTGATAAATTCTTTGCCGAGGTTATCGAGCCTAATGGTTTAGGTTTTGGCGGTGAGGGAGACTTGATCTGGCATGGTTTAATTTGTACGCAAAAATTGGGCAAATGCACCGAAGAGCACAGAACCACCGTTGAAAACTGGTTAAATAACAATGGTGTTGAATCAGTTTCCGTCAGTGAACTTTATGATGTTTGGTGGGCGGAGTAA